The Agelaius phoeniceus isolate bAgePho1 chromosome 2, bAgePho1.hap1, whole genome shotgun sequence region CTTGGCAGGGGCaaagcagggagagaggagTGCCTGGGGGCCTGAGGAAAGGGGGCCCTGCCTGAGGCCTGcggggagctgggagagctggggacagTTCCTCTCTACTCCTGCTGCAGGTATTCACCGGCAGGTCCTGTTAGCTACCCTGGGCTGCGTTGTGGGCTACCACCTGGTGAAACGCGCCGAGTACATGCATGCCAAGGTGGACAGGGAGCTGTTCGAGTACATCAGGCGCCATCCAGGGGACTTCCAGCCATCAACAGGTACACTCAGCTGGTATTTTAGGAGAGACCTCAGCCTGCCATAACCTGTGTGCAAAGATTTTGCTGGGCTAAGGCTTCCCTGCTCCTTCACAATCTAAATTGCAGCAGTCTAAAGGATTTTCTGATGTGAAAATAGATATTGTTATTGAGCTGTTGATAATGCATCAATGACCGCCTCTTCCTCCTAAAAGCTCATTTTAGTATAAAAGTAGcagagccaaaaaaaaaaaaaaaaaagatagacCAAACTTGTAccactgaaaaagaaataatagaaattagAAATCACAGGTTTTATTCTTGTAACTTCACAATTGTACTGTCTATTCCTGTAAAATGCCTGTTGCATGTAGATTCAGAAATCTCATGATGAATATTCAGAAAACAAGCAGAACAGgtgaaaaaagaataaataggAACGGCAGGAAACTTGGTGTTGGCTTAGAGCAATGGTGAAGAACAGGGGGATTTTTACTAAACGTAGTCACTGAGCCCAACGATGCAATGGCaaatttgggtgaaaattgTCCATTTTCTAATACAGTAGAGTTGGGTGACTCTGGCTGTTAGATTGTGGTCTGCATCATGCCACGTTGGAAGGAGTATGTAGAAATAAAAAACTGTAACTACTGAGATTCCTCCACAGGGACCTGTAGAGAGCcatatggggggaaaaaacaactTGTGCATTTAGTTACAAGAGCAAGCTAATAGTTTGCTGTGGGTAGCAAAAATCAAACTTTTGGTGGCTTTGTTAACATCAGAGACTTAATATGAAACATCTTCTGAATTGATCTCAAATGCTGATTAGGTTTTCCCACgtcttgcagaaaagaaaagaataggGCAGCTTTTGGAGGATTTCCACCCAATTCGCTGAGTGGCGACATATCACAGAATTAATTCCTGCCATCCTGCGAACTTCGGCAAGGTGGCTGCAACTCTTGAACCGTCCATGGCTTAAAAGATGAAACTTTATTCACTTTCATGTAATAAAAGCTTGATTAAATACTTATTGTTTAATTATTTGCTCTTCTGTTCCTTTATGGTTTGTTAGTACGTGGATGACTTATACTTGTAACTGAATAATAATTTTGAttaatgttttttttcagttgttttaatTGCAAGAATGGAAAGTTGTTCACACaacatatattatataaatcCCAGAGAGCAGTTCTGTAAGTTCATATGTTTTATTTCTCCGTGGCATTTCTCCTGACCCTTGAACATGTTCTTGGCCAGCCCCTGTAGATACTGTACCAAAAGTCTCGCTGTGAAATTCTTTCTGAACAGCTAAAAAAATACATGCTCTCCCTAATTCATTCCATCTCtatgttttttattattatgtagctttttctttcctaattaTAAGGATCCAAGTTTCTGTTGTCCCACTTGGTTGCTGGCTCCTGAATCCAAACACTGACCATATTTGGGGGGGGTGAGGAGGTTGTGTTGATTTGGGTTTGCCGTTTCTTCTTCATTTAGAATTTTGGTTCAAAACTCGACTTTAtctcttttcttcctcccaCTGAGCCCAGTGCCAGGTCACTGCTCTCTCATGGATATGATGTCCCTAAACAGATTTAAAGGAAGTGCTGCCACTCTGATTTGCTTCAACAATCAGGAAGAAGAAGATCTTTCCCCGTGCTGGCCAGAACAGTGTGGGTACAGAGCCAGCACCCCCTGCCACGCCAGGATGCCTGATCTGCCTTGTCTGCCAACATCCCCCTGGGACCAGAGCAGAAACCTCTCACcagctgtggccagcagcagggccccgtCAGGCCTTGGCACATCCCTGGGGCAGCGTGGTGCAATGCCCTGCAATCAGAGCAGGCAGAAGGTTCCTGTGGCACACCGGGCTCGGagccagctgcaggggcagcgGCTCCCAGAGAGAGGCCCACGGGTCCTGGGGGATGCAAGCGGCCCACAAGACGTCAGCAAGCCCTTCCAGCTGCCCCAGGTCACCGGCCTCTGGGCTCATCCTGCATCTCCCACTGGTCGTGCTCAACAGCCGTGGTCTGACCTTCACCCCGTGTCCTCTGTGACACTTCCCTGGGGCACCACgagcctctccagctgctgagCGCTGCCCAAGCCCAaagccatggctgcaggggacagcaggtgtCCCTCACTGTGACCCCAGCGGGCTTTGACCCCAGCCAGCCACCAAGGCCCgcacagccactcactcactGCCCCACCAGCAGGATCAGAGAGACAATCAAGGGCAAGAACAAGAAAAGATGTGGGCTTAAATAAAACCAAtgtaatagggaaagcaaaagccatgcatGCAAACAGAGCAAagcaaggaattcattcaccacttcccatgggcaggtgCATGTTCAGCAATCCCCAGGACTGTAGGGTCCATCACAGGTAATGCAGATCTCAGAAGACAAAGGCCATCATTCCATGTGTGGCTCACTTCTTCCCCACACTTGATATACTGATGTCATATAGTCTGAAATGTCCCTTGGGTTGGCTGAGATCAGTTATCCCACCAGCATCTCCTCCCAAGTTTCCATGTGCTGCAGTCCCTACACCAGAGTGGCAGTacagaaatgagaaaagaaaattaactccacAGCTGCCTaaaccagcacagccagctgtgctCTCCAGGGAACACAGATCCCATCCTTGAGCAACAGCCAGATAAACCACCAGAGGGACATCACCCCCTCTGTGGTCCTCTCCTCACCAGGAACCAGTCTCCATCCATTCCTTATGGTTCAACACCAGCTTCAGCAATCAGCATGGAGACCAGAGAGctccacagccagagctccatcATGTCCCAGCCAGAGGTGCCATCGCGATGCGGATGGCCCAGGTCTCTCCCAGTATGCCCCTCATGCTCCGTTTCCTCGGGATAAGACAGGACTGCAACATTGCCCAGGCTaaagagagacacagagagcaGACCAGCTCTGAAATCATCCCTCTGGCTGGAGGGAATTCTGTTTGCCCTCATTTGGGGAACTTGCTGACTGGCAGCTGCTTTCCTAGAAAAGCAGGACGCCTGGGTGCTGGTGCAGTGAGCTCCTTGGATCTCTGTGGCCTCAAAACTGGTGTTTGGGAAACCTGCCCACAACTCACCGTCCTCCTGGGGAGCCAGGCCATGGCTCAGGAGAGGGGAAATGTCACCTCATGTATCTCCAAATGACTGTGTATCATCCCCAGTGCCTCCTGCTGACACATCTGCCATGACTCTGGTtgccccaaacccctcagaACTGTCCTTGTTCCACCTTGGTAATGGCCAGGACCCTTTCAGAGAGGGCACTTCTGGGTCTGGCCTCAGCTGCCTCCTCCAGAGCCCCCATTCCCCTCAGCAGTTCACACCCCCACAGCTGGCTGCAgaccctgtccctgctgcccacgctggggCAGGACAAGCCAAAGCCAGACTGGTCTCAGCAGCTGAGAGAAATGGCCTGATCAGGAGAGAGGAGATGGGAATCTCCAGTGTATCCCAAGGCTGGGGTGCCTGGACATGGGGCTGGCATGGTGGGGAGGCTGCTGCCTAGAGGTGCTGAGACctacagctctgctgcccctcACTGTTGCATGGCTGGACTGAGTGCTGGGCAGACCCACAGTTTTGTGCACTGAAATCAAGCATCAGCTTTTGTGGTGTTGCCAtcaacaaaaggaagaaatatttcagcCTGAGGCTGGTGACACAaaggaacaggttgtccagtgAGTTTGCACAGGCCCTGAGTATCAACATAGTCCTGAGCCACCTGGTCTAGAGCAGGATgtcccagcacacagcagggcaTTGCACTAGGTGGTGTctgaagatcccttccaacccaaacaatcccACAACTTTGGGATCCTTTGTCCCGTTCACATTCCCCAGCATGGCCCTGGAAAGATcccaccctgcagggccagTGTCCCCCTGCCAGTGTCCCTGGGGCACTCCATGAGTGAAAGCAGCACACTGACAACACTGGCTTCCCAGGGATTCTTTTATTAGCAAAAACAGGGGGAACGCCCTTGGAGTCCAGGTACCAGCTGGAAAAGGGCTTGGCAAtctccaggggctgtgggaggtcGGGGCCACATCACAACATTCCCAACTTGCTGCCACTCTTTGAAAATAAAGAGGAGGCCACGAGCCTGCAGCTCTTCCAACAGCCGTGCCAGCACATCCGGATGCTTCTTCCTGAGGATAAGGCACCATCTGGTTCTGCAGTGGTCACAGCCATctccggtgccggtgccgggaGATCCCATCAGCTGCCACGGAGCGGGGAATGCCAGCGGGACTGGGGAGAGCCTGCAGTGGTCAGCCACGGGGACGTCTTGTGCTTCCTGACACCAGCACCTGTCCTGCAACAGCAGCATTCCTTAACTCCAAGGATCATCCCAGGGCACACAAGGACCACCAAGCCTGAGTCCACAGGCcctgaagccctgcagtgtctgcaCCGAGCAATGGGCAGGGCTCCCTCCTCCAGCTTGGAGAGGGATATCCACCCCCAGCTGAGGGGACAGCCCCCATTCCAAGGCCCTTCCCAGCACGTCCCcacccctgcactgctgggcccCTCTCCCAACAGGGAGGCCACACACTGCCTTGCTGCCCCTGGACTCTGCATGTCCCCAGGTCTTACCTGGTGGCCTGGCCAGGGTCACCAGCTGGGCTGCCCCTCGCTGAGGTTGATCTGCTCCAGGATCTGGCTGTACCTGCGGGTCAGGGCGTTGGTGTCCCTGGTGAGGTGGGTGAGGACCTGCTGCAGGCCAGTCAGGTGCTGGGACAGGCGCCTCTCCAGCTGGGCATCCTCGGGCCCGTTGCTGTCCAAGGATGTGTCGTCGTCGGTGTCGGCACCGCTGGCGCTCTGGTCACCCACAGAGGCCAGGCCTTTCTCCACCATGGGCTTGATGGCCTTGAGGAGCTGGTAGCGCTCGTAGAGGTCCGTGCGGCTCtcggcagccggggctgccccctcctcctgcgggAAGACCCCTCGCAGCAGGCTGGGGAACAtcacctcctgctccatctTCTGCGTGGCTGAGAAGTACTGCTCCAtggcccttctcctacagctctggcactgctgctctgggctcttctCAC contains the following coding sequences:
- the LOC129117250 gene encoding mid1-interacting protein 1-B-like, which codes for MEQYFSATQKMEQEVMFPSLLRGVFPQEEGAAPAAESRTDLYERYQLLKAIKPMVEKGLASVGDQSASGADTDDDTSLDSNGPEDAQLERRLSQHLTGLQQVLTHLTRDTNALTRRYSQILEQINLSEGQPSW
- the NDUFC2 gene encoding NADH dehydrogenase [ubiquinone] 1 subunit C2 — translated: MVFLPDESRSLPPPPLLNKGSVWLGFAGWMSALMDNAFNQRPIFGAGIHRQVLLATLGCVVGYHLVKRAEYMHAKVDRELFEYIRRHPGDFQPSTEKKRIGQLLEDFHPIR